The Chitinibacter bivalviorum genomic interval TTCGCGACCAGGGAAGTCATCCACTTCACTGAGCATCAAGGTTGGCTGATCAGCCATATTCAATGTCTTGAATTGGTGAGTGCCCATTTTCTCGATGAACTGATTATTACGAACTTCATACACACCTTGCTCAACGTAGCTATGCTCACCCGCATCTTCAATTGGTACAGGCTTGCCATTCACGGTTAGCTTTTTATTGCGGTATTCAATGGTGTCGCCTGGCAAACCTACCACACGTTTAATGTAGTTAACGGCTGGGTTTTTGGGGTAATTAAATACCATCACATCGCCGTGTTCAGGCTGACCAACGGGCAGAAACACCGTATTGATGACTGGCGTGCGCAAACCATAGGCGTATTTATTTACCAAAATAAAATCACCAACAATCAAACCAGGGCGCATTGATGATGAAGGGATCTGAAACGGCTCAACCAAGAATGAGCGCAGCACGAACACCACCAAAATCACTGGAAAAAATCCGCGCCCGTACTCGACCCAATCTTCAACCTGCTTATCACCACGTTTTTTTTGCCAGATAAATTTATCCAGAGCCCAAATTACACCCGTAATCAGAACAAACAGCAGCATGGCGGTGCCAATGGATAAAAACTGCACCAGCAAAACAAAAACACCGACGACAACGGATAAATAGCCATATTGAACCAGTTGCGGTGGCTCATTGCCCTTACGTTCATGCTTAGCCCCAGCACCAATCAGCACGGGGCCTAAAATCAGCAACACTACACCTAGCAACAACCAATTCATGCTATTTCCTTAGAGGCGACGAATGTTTTATTTATCAGAGACTTGCAAGATGGCAAGGAAGGCTTCTTGCGGAATCTCCACATTACCCACTTGCTTCATGCGCTTCTTACCTGCTTTCTGTTTATCCAACAGCTTACGTTTACGAGAAACGTCACCGCCATAACATTTTGCCAATACGTCTTTTCGTACGGCTTTAACTGTTTCACGCGCCACGATTTGACTACCGATAGCCGCTTGAACTGCAATATCGAACATCTGGCGCGGGATCAACTCACGCATTTTGGCCACCAATTCACGACCACGATACTGACTCATTGAGCGGTGAACAATCAAGCTCAACGCATCCACCCGCTCGCCATTGACCAAGACATCAAGTTTGACCAGATCACCAACACGGAATTCTTTAAAATCGTAATCGAGCGAGGCATAGCCACGTGAGACTGATTTCAATTTATCAAAGAAATCCATCACCACTTCAGCCATCGGCAAATCGTAAGTTAACATAACTTGACGACCCAGATATTGCATATTCACCTGATTACCGCGCTTTTGATTACACAACGTCATGACTGGGCCCACGTAATCCTGTGGCACCAAGATGGTCGCGGTAATAATGGGTTCGCGCACTTCATCGTATTTTGATGGGTCTGGCAATTTGGATGGATTTTCAATCTGCACCGTCTCACCACCGCGCAGCACCAGCTCATACTTCACCGTTGGCGCCGTGGTAATCAAATCCATATCAAATTCGCGCTCGAGACGCTCTTGCACGATTTCTAAATGCAATAGACCCAAGAAGCCACAACGGAAACCAAAGCCTAATGCAGTAGAAACTTCAGGTTCATAATTCAGCGATGCATCATTAAGCTGCAGTTTTTCGAGGCTATCGCGCAGCTTTTCGTAATCGTGGCTCTCAACAGGGTATAAACCGGCAAAGACCTGTGACTTCACATCTTTAAAGCCTGGCAACGGCTCTGCCGCTGGGGTTTTCACCGTGGTAATGGTGTCACCTACTTTCGCGCTGGCCAGCTCCTTAATCCCAGCAATCACAAAACCCACTTCGCCGGCTTTAAGCATTTCACGCTGCACGGATTTGGGGGTAAAGACGCCAACCTGTTCACACAAATGCTGCGCTTTAGACGACATAAACAGGATTTTGTCTTTCGGGCGCAGTACGCCGTCAACCACACGCACCAACATGATTACGCCGACATAATTATCAAACCATGAGTCGATAATCAGTGCTTTCAGTGGCGCATCAATATCACCTTTTGGAGGGGGTATCTTGGTAACAACCTCTTCCAGAATGTCTTCGATGCCAATACCCGACTTAGCCGAGGCATGCACAGCATCGGTCGCTTCGATCCCGATAATGTCTTCAATCTCTTGCGCCACGCGATCTGGATCAGCGGCTGGCAAGTCAATTTTATTTAATACTGGACGCACTTCAACGCCCTGCTCGATCGCGGTATAGCAGTTCGCAACGGTTTGGGCTTCTACCCCTTGTGATGCATCCACCACCAGCAAAGCACCTTCGCAGGCAGCGAGCGAGCGACTCACTTCATAGCTAAAGTCAACGTGCCCCGGGGTATCAATCAAATTCAGATTGTAGGTTTTGCCATCGCGCGCTTTATATTGCAAGGCTGCTGTCTGTGCCTTGA includes:
- the lepB gene encoding signal peptidase I, with the translated sequence MNWLLLGVVLLILGPVLIGAGAKHERKGNEPPQLVQYGYLSVVVGVFVLLVQFLSIGTAMLLFVLITGVIWALDKFIWQKKRGDKQVEDWVEYGRGFFPVILVVFVLRSFLVEPFQIPSSSMRPGLIVGDFILVNKYAYGLRTPVINTVFLPVGQPEHGDVMVFNYPKNPAVNYIKRVVGLPGDTIEYRNKKLTVNGKPVPIEDAGEHSYVEQGVYEVRNNQFIEKMGTHQFKTLNMADQPTLMLSEVDDFPGRENCRYDESGFECKVPEGQYFAMGDNRDHSADSRYWGFVSDKYVVGKAFFIWMNFKHLDRVGTKIE
- the lepA gene encoding translation elongation factor 4; amino-acid sequence: MDHIRNFSIIAHIDHGKSTLADRFIQFCGGLEMREMSEQVLDSMDIEKERGITIKAQTAALQYKARDGKTYNLNLIDTPGHVDFSYEVSRSLAACEGALLVVDASQGVEAQTVANCYTAIEQGVEVRPVLNKIDLPAADPDRVAQEIEDIIGIEATDAVHASAKSGIGIEDILEEVVTKIPPPKGDIDAPLKALIIDSWFDNYVGVIMLVRVVDGVLRPKDKILFMSSKAQHLCEQVGVFTPKSVQREMLKAGEVGFVIAGIKELASAKVGDTITTVKTPAAEPLPGFKDVKSQVFAGLYPVESHDYEKLRDSLEKLQLNDASLNYEPEVSTALGFGFRCGFLGLLHLEIVQERLEREFDMDLITTAPTVKYELVLRGGETVQIENPSKLPDPSKYDEVREPIITATILVPQDYVGPVMTLCNQKRGNQVNMQYLGRQVMLTYDLPMAEVVMDFFDKLKSVSRGYASLDYDFKEFRVGDLVKLDVLVNGERVDALSLIVHRSMSQYRGRELVAKMRELIPRQMFDIAVQAAIGSQIVARETVKAVRKDVLAKCYGGDVSRKRKLLDKQKAGKKRMKQVGNVEIPQEAFLAILQVSDK